In Streptomyces sp. P3, one DNA window encodes the following:
- a CDS encoding MarR family winged helix-turn-helix transcriptional regulator, with amino-acid sequence MAEQAQFAELAHQLSAVGAVKRDLGRILPQDCSAGSAAVLTVLGRHGDMRMSGLSELLAVDMSVTSRHAAHLAERGWILRSPDPADKRSRILHLTPEGRAMLADLHRRTTELLAERLGDWTDADVGRLVGLLTRLRTSFGDCRTVTHRPPPPPESPPPAAHRPPGPPTPVREGERMQVSETTRTPAQAT; translated from the coding sequence ATGGCCGAGCAGGCGCAGTTCGCGGAGCTGGCGCATCAGCTCAGCGCCGTAGGGGCCGTGAAGCGTGACCTCGGGCGGATCCTGCCGCAGGACTGCTCGGCAGGCTCGGCCGCGGTGCTGACGGTGCTGGGCCGCCACGGCGACATGCGCATGAGCGGCCTGTCCGAACTGCTCGCCGTCGACATGTCCGTGACCAGCCGGCACGCCGCGCATCTGGCCGAGCGGGGCTGGATCCTGCGCTCCCCGGACCCGGCGGACAAACGCTCACGCATCCTGCATCTCACGCCCGAGGGCCGGGCGATGCTCGCCGACCTGCACCGCCGCACCACGGAGCTCCTGGCCGAGCGGCTGGGCGACTGGACGGACGCCGATGTCGGCCGGCTCGTCGGACTGCTGACCCGGCTGCGCACCAGCTTCGGCGACTGCCGCACCGTCACCCACCGGCCGCCGCCCCCGCCCGAGTCGCCGCCGCCCGCGGCGCACCGGCCTCCCGGACCCCCGACTCCCGTTCGCGAAGGCGAACGAATGCAGGTATCCGAGACCACCCGTACACCCGCACAAGCGACGTAG